The Mycolicibacterium monacense genome contains the following window.
ATGTTCACCGCCCCGGCGATCAGCATCGCCAGGCCCACATCGATGCGGGTGGCCTTGAGCAGCAGGCGCCGCCGGGCGCCGGGTTCGGCGTGGCCGTGGCGGTCGCGGGCCAGCCCGGAGTGCAGATAGACCGCGTGCGGCATCACGGTCGCGCCCAGCATCGCGGTCGCCAGCAGGACGCTGTCGGTGCCTTCGAAGAGCGGGATGAGGCCGCCGGCGACGTCGGCGACGGGCGGCGGTTCGACGAACACGCTCGTCAGGAAGCCGATGGCGATGATCAGCAGCAGACCGCTGATCACCCGCTCGAAGTGCCGTTGACCGCGGCGGTTCTGCACCGCCAGCAGGGCCAGCGACACCGCGCCCGTGATCACGCCGCCGATCAGCAGCGGCAGGTCGAACAACAGGTACAGCGCGATCGCGCCGCCCACCACTTCCGCGAGATCCGTTGCCATGGCGACCAATTCGGCCTGTAGCCAGTAGGCGATGCGGGTCGGCGTGCGGGTGCGGCCCGCGACGGATTCGGGCAGCGATCGGCCGGTGACCAGACCCAGCTTCGCCGACAGGTACTGCACCAATCCGGCCATCACGTTGGCCAGCACGATGACCCAGACGAGCAGGAAGCCGAACTGGGCGCCGGCGCTGACGTTGGCCGCGACGTTGCCCGGATCGACGTAGGCGATCGCGGCGACGAACGCCGGGCCCAGGAGCAGCCACGTCGATCTGGTCCGACGGTCGGTGTCCGGCAGCACCCTTTTCCTTCCTGCGGAGCAGCGAATAGAAAAGTTAGGTTAGCCGAAAACTCCCGTCAGGCGTAGGTGGGTACCGGCTCAGATGCCGAAGCCGATGATCAGGCCGCCGTAGCCCCAGCCGCCGTACGGCCAACCGTTGTTGGTCTCCGGTGGTGTGGTGACGATCTGTGTGCTGCCACCGGTCTCGCACTGCGTCGTGCGCGGACCGGTGTTCACGCACTCGGGCGCAGCCGTCGCAACGGGTGCCGTCAGGACGGTTGCGCCCACGATCGCAAAGGTGGAAAGTGTTGTGGCCGTAGGTAACCCGATGTACATCGGTGACCTCCAGGTACGGCCGGGTTGTCGTGGTGGCGACTACCAACCGAAGACCAGTGCCGGTCCGTAGTAGTAGTCGTTCCACGGGTACAGGTAGTTGGTCTGCCCCGGCGAGGTGACGATCTGTGTGTTGCCCGGACTGCTGCACTGCGTGGTGGACCCACCGTAAGCGCCCTGACCGGTGGTCACGCAGTTCGGCTGGGCTGCCGCGGCAGGCGCCATCAGTACCGCCGCGCCGATACCCGCGGCTACGGCGAGCGGCGCGAAGCCGATGAACTTGTTCACGATTCTCTAGCCCCAGTCGACGACGGTGGCAGGCCCGTAGTAGGAGTCGCCCCACGGGTACAGGAAGGTGCTCTGGTTGTGGATGTCCTTGGGCTGCGTGGCGAACTGCGTCTCCCACGGCGGGCAGGTGCTTCCCTGGCCCAGCGCGTTGGGCGCCACGTTGAGGCATTTGCCGTCGTCGTCGCCGCTGGGTTGGGCGACGGCGACCGGCGCCGCGAGGATCGCGCCGGCGATGCCGGCGGCGACGGCGAATGGGGTGAGGTAGCGCAGAGAGGTCCGCATAGCCACGTCCTTCAATCGAGTGTTCGCTAGTCAGGAAGCGTACAGCCCTTTCCCAGTTAAGAGAGGCAAGTCGAGAGTTGTCCGTATGCCCGGTTCCGCAGCGACCACGGCGGGAATGGCGTTGACGATGCGTGCGGCCGTCGCGACGAGACCGGCCCGGTTGTGATCGCCGTGCGGACTGCTCTGACACAGATCCAGGGTGTAGGTCGGTTCACCGGTGATCTCGATGCGGTAGGAGCCGCCGGGTTGTGCGGGCTGGGGCCAGTCCGGGCACAGGTCCTCACGCAACCGGGTGACGTGTTCGAGCACCACCGCGACCTTCCCGTCGCGTATCCCGCGCACCTCGAAACGCAGTGCGGCGGCAGTGCCTTTCGCGATCGGACCGGACGCGATGTCGAAGTCCTCCGGCGCGGGCTCGCGCACGTAGGTCTCGGTCACCTCGTCGAGTTCGATGCCCAGCCCGGCGGCGAGCTGGCGGACCACCGAACCCCAGGCCAGGCTCAGCACGCCGGGCTGCAGCAGCATCGGCAGATCGTCGAGCGGTTTGCCGAACCCCATGACGTCGAACATCACCGTCGGGCTGTCGTAGGTGGCGTAGTCGATGATCTCCATGCACCGGATCTGCTCGATGCGCTGACAGGTGCCGGCCAGCGCGAGGGGAAGCAGATCGTTGGCGAAGCCGGGGTCGATGCCGCCGACGAAGACACTGGAGCCGCCGGTGCGCGTGGCCTCCTCGATCGGCGCGATCAGTTCCTCGGGCAGCACCTGCCACGGGTACTGCAGAAAGACCGGGCCGCTGCCGACCATGTTCACCCCGGCCGACAGGATGCGCCGGTAGTCCTCGAGCGCCTCGGGCAACCGGTTGTCGGCCATGGCGGTGTAGACGACGCACTCCGGTTTCGCGGCCAGCACCTCGTCGAGGTCGTTGGTGGCCGTGACGCCCGTCGGCTCGTCGAGTCCGGCGAGTTCCGCGGCGTCCTTCCCGGCCTTGGCCGCCGACGAGACCCAGACGCCGGTCAGCTCGAACTGCGGGTCGATGATCAGCTGGGTGAGCGCGTGACTGCCGACGTTGCCGGTGCCGATCTGCGCGACGCGTATCGCCATCGAATCTCCTAGAGGTCCGGGAAGGGCATGTCGAGGTTGGGGAACGTCAGCCCGCCGTCGACCTCGAGGGTCTTACCGGTCAGGTAGCTCGCCGCCGGCGAGGCCAGGTAGACCGCAGCGGCGGCGATGTCCTCGGGATCGCCGAGCCGGCGCATCGGCGTCGCCTTCTCCATGGGTTCGCGAAGGTCGTCGTTGCTGGCGACGATGTCGAGCGCGGAGGTGAGGATGGAACCGGGCGCGATCGCGTTGACCCGGATCCGCGGGCAGAGGTCGAGCGCGGCGAGCCGGGTGTAGTGCGCGAGCGCGGCTTTCGCGGTGCCGTAGGCGGCGAAGCCGCGGCCGGCGAGGCGGCCCATCGTCGAGGTGATGTTGATGACGCTGCCGCCGCCGGAGTGCTCGAGCATCAACGGAACCGCGGCCGTGGTCAGCGCGTGGGCGGTGGCGACGTTGAAGGTGAACGCGTCCTTGAGATCCTTCGCGGAGGTGTCGGTCAGGGCGGCCGGCATGGTGCCGCCGACGTTGTTGACGACGATGTCTAGTTTTCCGAAGGCCTCCACCGCGGCCGGTGCGAGCCCGGCCGTCGACTCGGGGTGGGCGAGGTCGGCGACGACGACGTGGGCGCGCCGTCCGGTCGCCCGGATCCGCTCGGCGACCTCGTCGAGTTGCGATTCGGTGCGGGCCGCGATCACCACGTCCGCACCGGCTTCCGCGAACGCCACCGCGATGGCGGCGCCCAGTCCTCGGCCCGCGCCGGTGACGGTGGCGACCTGTCCGTCGAGCCGGAATCTGTCCAGGATCACGTGTGCCTCACTCCCTTCGACCGGCGTCACCGTAGCAAGGCGCGCTTCGCGGGGAGAGAGGTTTCTGAAACACGTTCTAATTGATGCGGCGGGTGCCCTGGCATGGGGAGGTGTGTGGTGCTTGCCGGATCTGATGGCGCATGCGCTATCAGATAGCGCGGGTGATATCGCTTCTCGAAGAGAATGCAGGCTTGTCGGCGCGAAGTGCCGCCACAGGTCACGCAAACGGTCAGGACTTCTTGGCGGCGGCCTTCTTCGCAGCGGACTTCTTGGCCGGTGCCTTCTTCGCGGCGGTCTTCTTGGCCGCCGACCTCTTGGCCGGGGCCTTCTTCGCCGGCTTGTCGTCGGCGGAGTCGCCGTCATCGGAGTCACTGCCGGAGCTCGAACCCGAGCGCCGCGCCTTCACGCTGGCCTCCAGCTTCGCCAGCAGGTCGGACACGTCCTCGGTCTCGTCGAGTTCGGTCGGCTGTTCCTCGACGGCGAACGCCTCACCGCCTTCGAGCTTGGCCTCCACCAACTCCCGCAGCTGATCCTGGTAGTCGTCGTGGTACCGGTCCGGGTTGAAGTCGTCGGTCATCGACTCGACCACCTGACCGGCCATCTTCAACTCGGCGGGTTTGATCTCGACTTCCTTGTCCAGCACGGGGAAATCGGGATCGCGGATCTCGTCGGGCCACAGCAGCGTGTGGATCATCATCACGTCACGCTTGGAGAAGTCCTTGACGCGCAGGGCGGCCAACCGCGTCTTGTTGCGCAACGCGAAGTGCACGATCGCCACGCGATCGGTCTCCGACAGCGTCTTGGCAAGCAGCACATAGGATTTCGACGACTTCCCGTCGGGCTCGAGGAAGTAGCTGCGGTCGTACATCAGCGGGTCGAGGTCGCTGGCCGGGACGAACTCCAGCACCTCGATCTCCCGGCTGCGTTCCTCCGGCAGCGTGGCGATGTCCTCGTCGGTGATGACGACCATCTGACCGTCGTCGGATTCGAAGGCCTTGGCGATGTCGCGGTACTCGACCACTTCACCGCAGACCTCGCAGGTCCGCTTGTAGCGGATCCGGCCGTTGTCCTTCGCGTGCACCTGGTGGAACTTGATGTCATGGTCCTCGGTCGCGCTGTAGACCTTGACCGGTACGTTCACCAGGCCGAAGGCGATCGAACCCTTCCAGATGGATCGCATACGCCCAGTATGGCCCACATCATCAGCGGCGACGGTCGATCAGCGTCGCGGGTTCGCGCGCCGCGGCGTCGCGGGTGGCCCGATCCGGAAGGTCCGCACCGGCGCGGGTGACCGTCAACGCCGAGGACAGTGCGGCGGTCTGCAGCACGTCGTGCAGTGCGTCGAGGCGGATTGCGCGCAGTTCCCGGCGCTTTTCGGCGCCCAGCAGACCGTGGGCCCACAGCGCGTCGATGAGCCCCGACATGAAGGCGTCACCGGCCCCGACGGTGTCGACCACCTCGACCGGCAGCGCGGCCACGCGCGCCGAACCCGCCGCGCACACCGCGAAGGCGCCCTGGCCGCCCTCGGTCACCGCGACGATCGACGGCCCGAGTTGCAGCCATGCCCGGGCGATCTGTTTCGGCGTCCGGTTCGGGTCGAGCCACCGCAGATCCTCGTCGCTGGCCTTGATGACGTCGGCGCGTTCGACCAGTCGGTCGATCCGGGCGCGGGCCGCGTCGGCGTCGTCGATGAGCGCCGGGCGGATGTTGGGGTCGAACGTGATGGTCGCCGACAGGTGGTAGGCGTCGAGCAGGGCTGCCGTCGCGCGGCACCCGGGTTCGAGCACCGTGGCGATCGACCCGGTGTGGGCGACCAGCGGAGGCGCCGCCTCGGGGGTTCCGGTGAGGTTCCAGTCGATGTCGAATTCGTAACGGGCCGAACCCTTGTCGTCGAGCATGGCCCGCGCCGTCGGGGTGCGGGCGGCGTTTCTGCTGCCGGCTACGAGGTGTACCCCGGCGGCTTCGAGGTGCTCGACGATCCGTCGTCCGCGCGCGTCGTCGGCGATGTGGGTGAGGAAGTCGACTCG
Protein-coding sequences here:
- a CDS encoding carbohydrate kinase family protein — encoded protein: MSPHALVIGEALIDIVERDGEVQGEHVGGSPLNVAVGLSRLGRRVDFLTHIADDARGRRIVEHLEAAGVHLVAGSRNAARTPTARAMLDDKGSARYEFDIDWNLTGTPEAAPPLVAHTGSIATVLEPGCRATAALLDAYHLSATITFDPNIRPALIDDADAARARIDRLVERADVIKASDEDLRWLDPNRTPKQIARAWLQLGPSIVAVTEGGQGAFAVCAAGSARVAALPVEVVDTVGAGDAFMSGLIDALWAHGLLGAEKRRELRAIRLDALHDVLQTAALSSALTVTRAGADLPDRATRDAAAREPATLIDRRR
- a CDS encoding Nramp family divalent metal transporter, producing MLPDTDRRTRSTWLLLGPAFVAAIAYVDPGNVAANVSAGAQFGFLLVWVIVLANVMAGLVQYLSAKLGLVTGRSLPESVAGRTRTPTRIAYWLQAELVAMATDLAEVVGGAIALYLLFDLPLLIGGVITGAVSLALLAVQNRRGQRHFERVISGLLLIIAIGFLTSVFVEPPPVADVAGGLIPLFEGTDSVLLATAMLGATVMPHAVYLHSGLARDRHGHAEPGARRRLLLKATRIDVGLAMLIAGAVNMSMLLVAATNLQGMSDTDTLEGAHAAVQQTLGPAVALCFAIGLLASGLASTSVGAYAGAMIMGGLLRRTYPLLVRRLVTLVPALAILAIGVDPTRALVLSQVVLSFGIPFALIPLIRLTSDRAVMGDDVNHRITTTLGWVVAGLISLLNVVLIYLTVTG
- the ku gene encoding non-homologous end joining protein Ku translates to MRSIWKGSIAFGLVNVPVKVYSATEDHDIKFHQVHAKDNGRIRYKRTCEVCGEVVEYRDIAKAFESDDGQMVVITDEDIATLPEERSREIEVLEFVPASDLDPLMYDRSYFLEPDGKSSKSYVLLAKTLSETDRVAIVHFALRNKTRLAALRVKDFSKRDVMMIHTLLWPDEIRDPDFPVLDKEVEIKPAELKMAGQVVESMTDDFNPDRYHDDYQDQLRELVEAKLEGGEAFAVEEQPTELDETEDVSDLLAKLEASVKARRSGSSSGSDSDDGDSADDKPAKKAPAKRSAAKKTAAKKAPAKKSAAKKAAAKKS
- a CDS encoding SDR family oxidoreductase, giving the protein MILDRFRLDGQVATVTGAGRGLGAAIAVAFAEAGADVVIAARTESQLDEVAERIRATGRRAHVVVADLAHPESTAGLAPAAVEAFGKLDIVVNNVGGTMPAALTDTSAKDLKDAFTFNVATAHALTTAAVPLMLEHSGGGSVINITSTMGRLAGRGFAAYGTAKAALAHYTRLAALDLCPRIRVNAIAPGSILTSALDIVASNDDLREPMEKATPMRRLGDPEDIAAAAVYLASPAASYLTGKTLEVDGGLTFPNLDMPFPDL
- a CDS encoding NAD(P)H-dependent amine dehydrogenase family protein; translated protein: MAIRVAQIGTGNVGSHALTQLIIDPQFELTGVWVSSAAKAGKDAAELAGLDEPTGVTATNDLDEVLAAKPECVVYTAMADNRLPEALEDYRRILSAGVNMVGSGPVFLQYPWQVLPEELIAPIEEATRTGGSSVFVGGIDPGFANDLLPLALAGTCQRIEQIRCMEIIDYATYDSPTVMFDVMGFGKPLDDLPMLLQPGVLSLAWGSVVRQLAAGLGIELDEVTETYVREPAPEDFDIASGPIAKGTAAALRFEVRGIRDGKVAVVLEHVTRLREDLCPDWPQPAQPGGSYRIEITGEPTYTLDLCQSSPHGDHNRAGLVATAARIVNAIPAVVAAEPGIRTTLDLPLLTGKGLYAS